A single window of Rubripirellula lacrimiformis DNA harbors:
- a CDS encoding IS4 family transposase: protein MSNSGKDAASKQKQSMTQGEQLAKAIRWIANDQLFAKVRVHGNANWVPTHLMQVAILWVWSSQSLLVESTKDAIKSVESLFGTTGIHSYQTLITALQKYTEQILPPLVQRMHHLMEKTDQASFRIGIWLVLAVDGSRLDACRTLANEKRFCKPKNKRGSKKNKKNKRGRHANKRKPVSKKKNYNPQPVGPQVWLTLLWHVGQRLPWAWKIGPSYSSERAHLLEMLNALDLPKNTLICGDAGFVGYDFWNAIDSHGHHFLTRVGSNCRFLKQLGRVRERDGIVYCWPKEKQQRKQPPLVLRLLRFHDGRGEVYLVTNELNLRKLSDSRAGEIYRKRWGIEVQFRSLKQTYGRSKLLGRTPDVVEHELTWSLVGLWMAQLLALREQIDRIEPAAQTSVAMVLRILQNILHCPNEIPARGESLRSLLAGALTDTYDRASKKKSRNYPRRKEEPRTGPPTIELATPEQQKLAKATLDLSNAA from the coding sequence ATGAGTAACAGTGGCAAGGATGCTGCTTCGAAACAGAAGCAATCAATGACTCAAGGTGAACAGCTGGCCAAAGCGATTCGCTGGATCGCCAACGACCAATTATTCGCAAAGGTTCGTGTTCACGGCAATGCCAATTGGGTGCCGACTCACTTGATGCAGGTCGCAATTCTATGGGTTTGGAGTAGTCAATCATTGCTCGTCGAATCCACCAAAGACGCGATCAAAAGTGTCGAGAGCTTATTCGGTACGACCGGGATTCATTCGTATCAGACGCTGATCACTGCACTGCAGAAGTACACCGAGCAAATCCTTCCGCCACTGGTCCAACGAATGCATCATTTGATGGAGAAGACAGATCAAGCAAGTTTTCGCATCGGGATTTGGTTGGTGTTGGCCGTCGACGGTTCCCGCTTGGATGCTTGCCGAACCCTGGCCAACGAGAAGCGGTTCTGCAAGCCAAAGAACAAAAGGGGATCGAAGAAGAACAAGAAGAACAAGCGTGGTCGACACGCCAACAAACGAAAACCGGTGAGCAAAAAGAAGAACTACAATCCGCAGCCCGTCGGTCCTCAAGTCTGGCTTACGCTACTGTGGCATGTCGGACAGCGATTGCCATGGGCATGGAAAATCGGACCGAGTTATTCCAGCGAACGAGCCCATCTGTTGGAAATGCTGAATGCTTTAGACCTACCGAAAAACACGCTCATCTGCGGTGATGCTGGTTTCGTCGGCTACGACTTTTGGAACGCGATCGACAGCCACGGCCATCACTTCCTGACGCGTGTCGGAAGCAATTGTCGCTTCCTGAAGCAACTTGGACGGGTTCGCGAACGTGATGGCATCGTGTACTGCTGGCCGAAAGAAAAACAGCAACGCAAGCAGCCGCCGTTGGTCCTTCGGCTACTTCGCTTTCACGACGGACGTGGCGAAGTCTATCTCGTCACCAACGAATTGAACTTACGCAAGTTAAGTGATTCGCGTGCTGGGGAAATTTATCGAAAACGCTGGGGAATCGAAGTGCAATTCCGATCCTTAAAGCAAACTTACGGTCGTTCGAAACTGCTCGGGCGAACGCCGGATGTCGTCGAGCACGAGTTAACCTGGTCGCTTGTCGGTCTTTGGATGGCGCAGTTACTGGCGCTTCGCGAACAAATCGATCGGATCGAACCGGCGGCTCAAACGAGCGTCGCGATGGTGTTACGAATATTGCAAAACATCCTGCACTGCCCCAACGAGATACCCGCGCGGGGCGAATCGCTTCGGAGTCTCTTGGCCGGTGCGTTGACGGATACATACGACCGCGCAAGTAAAAAGAAAAGTCGCAACTACCCACGCCGAAAAGAGGAACCCCGGACCGGCCCACCCACAATTGAACTCGCCACCCCAGAGCAACAGAAGCTTGCCAAAGCTACACTGGACCTCTCAAATGCAGCATGA
- the nusG gene encoding transcription termination/antitermination protein NusG, with the protein MPILPAEPDCYPDAFLLDDDVVQRTWWLMYTKSRQEKQLMRHLRTIGVSHYAPQIANRRRSPAGRIRVTYQPLFRNYVFVCGDDDEARYQAVCTGCILQASKIDDVEPFVTDLRQIFNLIQMDVPLAVESRIEPGQTIRVKSGAFAGYEGTVLRRTQETHLLVSVRFMEQGVSVKLDDCQLEVIG; encoded by the coding sequence TTGCCTATTCTGCCCGCCGAACCTGACTGTTATCCAGACGCATTCCTGTTGGATGACGATGTTGTCCAGCGAACTTGGTGGTTGATGTACACCAAGAGTCGCCAGGAAAAGCAACTGATGCGCCACTTGCGCACGATTGGCGTTTCTCACTACGCGCCCCAAATCGCCAACCGCCGACGATCGCCAGCCGGCCGGATCCGCGTCACCTATCAACCGTTGTTCCGCAACTATGTTTTCGTTTGTGGCGACGACGACGAGGCCCGTTACCAAGCGGTCTGTACGGGCTGTATTCTGCAAGCCAGTAAGATCGATGACGTCGAACCGTTCGTCACTGACCTTCGCCAGATCTTCAACCTGATCCAGATGGACGTGCCGCTTGCTGTCGAATCCCGCATCGAACCTGGTCAAACGATCCGAGTCAAAAGCGGTGCGTTTGCTGGATACGAGGGCACGGTACTGCGTCGAACTCAAGAAACCCACTTGCTGGTGTCCGTCCGCTTCATGGAACAGGGGGTCAGTGTCAAGCTAGACGACTGCCAACTCGAGGTAATCGGCTGA
- a CDS encoding LptF/LptG family permease — protein sequence MTKIDRYILLLFLRTVFICFCSISGIFVVFHAFTSMDELVKQGQEQDGLVLVMCRFYGPYLLLLFDWTGAIITLMAFLFTVGWLRRTGELTSTLAAGISHGRLLRPMIIASLLIVLAQLSSRELLLPSYRDALSMKAKDITGESEQPILAQYDKVNRVLIDGKSLIAQSGRVIEPSFRLDGEYPGYGDLLLARSGVWMEASADHPGGYLLDGVQRPEDIDALPSVGIASRPILYSSSDQAWLKPRQCFFATTVHVDLLQTNQSATRMASVMELIGRVKNPAVHSSLSLQVLLHERIIRPALDFSLILLGLPLVVNRRGRNLFVMIAAAMGTVLAFFVIKTLCGALGGNGYWLSPAMAAWLPLIILGPLAYLRYRDVQLV from the coding sequence GTGACCAAGATCGATCGATACATCTTGTTGCTCTTTCTGCGGACGGTATTCATCTGTTTCTGCTCGATCTCTGGCATTTTTGTCGTCTTTCATGCCTTCACCAGCATGGATGAACTGGTCAAACAGGGGCAGGAGCAGGATGGTTTGGTGCTGGTCATGTGTCGGTTCTACGGGCCATATCTGCTGCTATTGTTCGACTGGACCGGCGCGATCATCACATTGATGGCATTCCTGTTCACCGTCGGCTGGCTGCGGCGGACGGGCGAACTGACATCCACGTTGGCCGCTGGGATCTCGCACGGACGATTGCTGCGTCCGATGATCATCGCGTCGCTATTGATCGTGCTGGCCCAACTGAGTAGTCGCGAACTGCTATTGCCCAGTTACCGCGACGCGTTGTCGATGAAGGCCAAAGACATCACGGGCGAATCCGAACAGCCGATTTTGGCCCAGTACGACAAGGTCAATCGCGTCCTGATCGACGGCAAATCGTTGATCGCCCAATCCGGCCGAGTGATCGAGCCGAGTTTCCGGCTCGACGGCGAATACCCCGGATACGGCGACCTGCTGCTGGCACGCTCCGGAGTCTGGATGGAGGCGAGCGCCGACCACCCCGGCGGCTATTTGCTGGACGGCGTCCAACGCCCCGAAGACATCGACGCACTCCCGTCGGTTGGCATTGCCAGTCGACCGATCCTGTACTCCAGCAGCGACCAAGCGTGGCTGAAGCCGCGTCAGTGCTTCTTCGCCACCACGGTCCACGTCGACCTGCTACAGACCAATCAATCGGCCACGCGGATGGCGTCGGTGATGGAGTTGATTGGACGAGTCAAGAATCCGGCGGTACACAGCAGTTTGTCGCTGCAGGTGCTGTTGCACGAACGGATCATCCGTCCGGCACTCGACTTCTCGCTGATCCTGCTGGGACTGCCATTGGTGGTCAACCGCCGAGGCCGCAACCTGTTCGTGATGATCGCCGCCGCGATGGGAACCGTCCTGGCATTCTTCGTGATCAAAACCCTCTGCGGCGCATTGGGCGGGAACGGATACTGGCTAAGCCCCGCAATGGCCGCCTGGCTACCGCTGATCATCCTAGGCCCGCTAGCCTACCTGCGTTACCGCGACGTCCAGCTGGTTTAG
- a CDS encoding TIGR04283 family arsenosugar biosynthesis glycosyltransferase codes for MPLTPASFSIIIPTLDEAATIAAAIRSAIDAGAHEIIVTDGGSRDETIAVATRAGASKVVRSLPGRGTQQNAGAAVATRDWMLFLHADNRLHPDGLKQACDAIGGSAAGDHPILWGAMRQRIESPEWIFRAIEGGNAARVRVRGIAFGDQGIFVRSDVFRREGGFPDIPLMEDIELSRKLRRQSRPVLIPGPLTISPRRWRSRGPIRQTLQNWRLQIAHATGTSPAKLARRYQNHPH; via the coding sequence GTGCCTCTCACACCCGCATCGTTTTCGATCATCATTCCGACGCTGGATGAAGCCGCCACGATCGCGGCGGCGATCCGTTCGGCGATCGACGCGGGGGCTCACGAGATCATCGTGACCGATGGCGGCAGCCGGGACGAAACGATCGCGGTGGCGACCAGGGCAGGTGCCAGCAAGGTGGTTCGATCGCTGCCCGGCCGTGGCACTCAGCAGAACGCGGGCGCCGCCGTCGCGACTCGCGACTGGATGCTGTTCCTGCACGCCGACAACCGATTGCATCCGGACGGCCTGAAACAGGCCTGTGACGCGATCGGGGGATCCGCAGCCGGCGATCATCCGATCCTGTGGGGCGCGATGCGGCAACGGATCGAGTCGCCAGAATGGATTTTCCGAGCGATCGAAGGCGGCAACGCGGCGAGAGTGCGTGTGCGAGGGATCGCATTTGGCGACCAAGGGATCTTCGTCCGTTCGGACGTATTTCGCCGCGAAGGAGGGTTCCCCGACATCCCGTTGATGGAAGACATCGAACTATCGCGAAAGCTTCGTCGTCAGTCCCGTCCGGTGCTCATCCCCGGCCCCCTGACCATCAGCCCCCGCCGCTGGCGATCCCGCGGCCCCATCCGCCAAACCCTCCAAAATTGGCGACTACAAATCGCCCACGCCACCGGCACCTCACCAGCCAAACTAGCCCGCCGATACCAAAACCATCCCCACTGA